From one Pedosphaera parvula Ellin514 genomic stretch:
- a CDS encoding PRC-barrel domain-containing protein: MLHSVKNLHGYKLEALDGEIGHVTGFYFDDKDWVVRYLVADTGSWMSGHKVLISPYAIGNIYPAGKLLEVNLTRERIENSPSIDTELPVARQHERDYFRYYNWPIYWGGPGLWGLNPAPIIPPMWQAQHPDEEEQVSEANSHLRSTQEVTGYQLQALDGEIGHVEDFLIDEVNWAIRHLIVTTGHSWSGKNVLIPPQAIDKVSWAESKVFVHLTLSEIQHEPEFDHALTGHDDREWRSFS; encoded by the coding sequence GGGGAAATCGGTCACGTCACCGGATTTTATTTTGACGATAAGGATTGGGTTGTTCGATATCTGGTGGCCGATACGGGATCATGGATGTCCGGCCACAAAGTGCTGATCTCACCTTATGCGATCGGCAACATCTATCCTGCCGGCAAACTGTTGGAGGTTAACCTGACACGGGAAAGGATTGAAAACAGCCCTTCCATCGATACAGAGTTGCCTGTCGCGCGTCAGCATGAACGTGATTACTTTCGTTATTACAACTGGCCAATCTATTGGGGCGGGCCGGGGCTGTGGGGACTGAATCCGGCCCCAATCATTCCCCCGATGTGGCAGGCTCAACACCCGGACGAGGAGGAACAAGTGAGCGAAGCAAATTCCCACCTCAGGAGCACTCAGGAAGTCACCGGCTACCAACTGCAAGCGTTGGATGGTGAAATTGGCCACGTTGAAGACTTCCTCATTGACGAAGTAAATTGGGCCATTCGTCACCTGATAGTGACCACCGGTCATTCGTGGTCTGGGAAGAACGTCCTGATTCCCCCGCAGGCCATCGACAAGGTCAGTTGGGCAGAGTCGAAGGTTTTCGTTCACCTCACGCTTTCGGAAATCCAGCACGAACCCGAGTTTGATCACGCCCTCACTGGACATGACGATCGTGAATGGCGATCATTTAGCTAA